A genomic region of Amphiura filiformis chromosome 6, Afil_fr2py, whole genome shotgun sequence contains the following coding sequences:
- the LOC140154362 gene encoding uncharacterized protein, whose product MNAKKTKAMLYKETPSSIKTLNGSELEIVHDFKYLGTWTASTSEKDFNIRKALAWKACNSMDKIWKSNLPRALKIRLFTTTVKSVLTYGAETWTITTKMRKAMDGCYTRLLPRH is encoded by the coding sequence ATGAATGCCAAGAAGACCAAGGCAATGCTGTACAAGGAAACTCCGTCTTCAATAAAAACACTGAACGGAAGCGAATTGGAGATAGTGCATGACTTCAAATATCTAGGTACATGGACTGCCAGTACTAGTGAGAAGGACTTTAACATCAGAAAGGCACTTGCTTGGAAAGCATGCAACAGCATGGACAAGATCTGGAAAAGTAATCTGCCAAGAGCTCTAAAGATCAGGTTATTTACCACCACTGTAAAATCGGTACTAACATATGGCGCTGAAACATGgacaataacaaccaaaatgagaaaagctatggatggctgctatacccgTCTCTTGCCTAGGCACTAG